The Calliopsis andreniformis isolate RMS-2024a chromosome 10, iyCalAndr_principal, whole genome shotgun sequence nucleotide sequence TAAAATATATGGCAGCAAAGCCTTGGGGTGCAAATATATTCGTCAACCGATGGTTTCCAGAGCTGGTTCACCAACGCCTGTTTTCGGCGCTTACCACCGTAAAGGGTGTACATGTAGGAAGCTGGAAACTGGAAACCAGCGCGAATACAGTGATAGTTCTCGGACTGTCCGAAAAAGTGGTCAATCAAAATGCAAATTTTTTCAATGCCGTTTTTATATTGGTGTGTAGTGTGTTTTGTTCGAATTATTTATTTGATTTATCATTCTGTTGAAAAACTTCAAGGTGTAAAAATCTTGTCTATTTATGTCTTAAATTTTCTTCTAATTTGTTGTTCTTTGTGTTGTATTGTTTAGGTCTTAAATTTCTGATTAATTTCTTGTTACATTGTGTTATATTGTTTGTGTCTTGAATTTCCGGTTAATTTCTTGTTATATTGTTCTGTATTGTTTAATTTAAAACTGTCCACAATGGATACGCAAATTCTTGTACTATTTCCTGAATTCTGTTGCGAAAACTTAATATTTTTTCAGGTCGAATTTTTTTGACACATGGTATAATGCTTTTAAAAACGAGTAAATCATCTTCTTCAGTCTCCCTTAACCTCCGTTCGGATTTTTcctttaaaattaataatttttctttctctATATATAATATAGACGACGTGTAGTCGTCTCTATTACGCCTTGTTTTttgtttgttgcattgctttgtcGTTCACGAATAGTCACAGCTGGAATTGCTGAGTTGTCATCCCGAGAAGTCAGACTGCTAGATTCAGTTGTAACTTCCTCCTCAGTtatatcccagtcctcaatattcatttcttTCTCACCTCCATctagaattttttaattcattatACTGTAAAATCATTCTATAAAAATTTCGATGTCGAACAATGACGTAAATATTGTTTGATATGAAAGCTTCATAAAAATCTTCGAAGATGCAGAATGGTTTTGGTTACGGATGGTTCTACTCTTAATACCTACTTTCTATAGATGTAGATAAATTCCTAGAACTCTTTCGGGGTGTTACGATATCTTTTAAAAAATACAGTGCTTTAAAATAATGCTACCTGCTCATCGTTCTTTCACCACCTTCATCCCCTGATAGTGGCCGCTTTATTTTGGAAATCTCCATAGCAAATTGGTCATGCAAATActtccatttttttttaaacatagCCACTGTACTTAGAGAAAAAAAAGACATACAGTATACAGGGTTCACAAAGTACTACTTGTATCCTTTTACTGCTAAGTATTTATTTTTAACTGCTTCTtctcttttaaatatttttaactagATGGTTTATTATAATTCTGTgattgtatttaaatatttgacaacAGGATCATCCTTCAACGAACTAGCTTTTGCTTTTTGAATGAGTTTCTCAACAGTTGCGCTCATTGTAAAGGAGGTTATTTCTACAATATAGGACAATCTTCAACTGCATCATATGCCAGTACCGACAAGAATTCTTCAACTGCATCATATGCCAGTACCGACAAGAATTCTTCAACTGTATCATATGCCAGTACCGACAAGAATTCTTCAACTGCATCATATGCCAGTACCGACACGATTTTTTAAGAATTGCCAAAGAAATGTTTGATTTATGGAATATTCTAAATTACGTTGGAGGTATCGACGGGAAACATGTACACACTAAGTGTCCAAAAAAATCTGGGTCGATGTTCTACAACTATAAACAGCTTTTCTCCATTGTTCTACAAGGCGTTGTAGATACTAATTATCGATTCATAATCATCGATGTTGGGGCATATGGAAAGCAAAGCGGTGGCGGGACCTTCCAAGCATCCGATATATACAATCGAATAGAAACAAAACGTTTTGAAATTCCGGAACCAACAATTTTGCCCGAAACAAATGTAAAAGCTCCATTTGTATTTCTGGGAGATGAAGCATACCCATTACTCCCATACCTGCTTAAACCGTATGCGAGGAATGATCTGGGCACCGACGAAGAAAATTTTAACAAAAGATTATCACGCATACGCAAATCTGTAGAGTGTGTGTTTGGAATTTTATGCGCTAAGTAGCGTTCACTTGTAAAACGTATTGAAACGAACGTTGATATAGCAAAAAACATTATAAAATGTATGTGTCTTTTGCACAACATAATTATAGATAGAAAAGACGTTCAACATAATTTACAAGCCACTGCAGTAGTCCCGATCCCCCAAAATTCAGAGAGACCACTTAGAAGATCTACAAATCAATCGCAAAGTATAAGGAGTTTATACACCATTTATTTTGCGAACAATCCATTAAGCTACAATGTAgagtaaataaaaattaaagattAAAGCTTTTGAGAGCGAACTTCATTTCCTTGGTGATAATATTTACTTAGTAATATTTAGTTCAATTTGAACagtaaaatattattattgaaTTAGTCTTGTTTgtctttttttctttatttttgttttcacgtGATGATTGTTGTTATATATTTTAAACTGAGACAATTTCTAACCATGATAACAGTAAAACAAATGCTGCAAGTACATACCTTTAGTGTGCGCATTTCACTGCTCACTTCCTGCCAACACTTCTCCACGTATAACCCATTTGAATAGTCCTTAAGGCGTTTATCCCAAATAGCTTTTCTTCTATATACAAGAGCTATTAATTAATCACTATCAATTGTACTCATATTATATCGTGAGTCCGAACTTGTTTTCACGACGAGTGAAGCAAAAATATCATGGAAAGTGTGACGTCACATGTGGGTGAAAGATAATTCAAAACGGTTGACACGGcattaatttatattataaattattaaaaagggGAAGTAAAAACACAACAATATATAGACAACAATTTAggttataacaaaaataaaataccCAGCAGGttgactaaaaatattttattttataatttacaatTAGAAATAATTTTCTTCCAAATATTTGTGTACTATTCGTATTTTCATTACTTGTTTAAGCTAAAATaagttttaagaaaataattaatcaGACACCTTTTACAGAATATTATCGCTATCTCAATATtgaattcaaataaattttgatAGTCTCCAAAATATGTTATAATATGAGcactatttaaaattgtaaaagtaAAGTAAAAATTAATGACTAAAATATATACCTATAAAAACTATTATTTTATGTACTTTAAAAAGAATGTACGTatacatttattaatttatatctTACAAAAATTAACAACATATTCAAGTTGAACATTAAAATAGTTTTCCATGTTTGCAATATTAATATATCGCTCTTTCAAAACTATATAGGTAGTATATATTATATGCtgtgtatataaatatacacgGCCTAAGGTCTGGGTCGTCTAACTAAAAGTTGTCTGATGTGAACACAACTTTAAGGCACCGTCAACCAGTCGCCGGCAACCAGATCGTCAGCCATTACAAAAACACGAGCGACGCACGAGCGACCAGTTGGTTGCCACGACAACTGGAGTGCGCTGAATCAGTCTACGAGCAACTTTGGCACCGATCAGACGCGTGCAAGCTAAAAATGGCCTTTGATACAGAGAGATTCATATTAGAAGTTGAATGTCGACGAGCGATTTGGGACGTATCACACAATGACTACTCCAATCGCGATATTAAAAGAAAGCAGTGGGAAGAGATAGTAAATTTGTTTGCGGTTGAAGGACTCTCTAAGGAGGAAAGCAAGGATCTAGGTGAGCGAGACGAATGTTACTTACTTCGATCAACAAACTTGGTGTTCTTCGCGAGTTCTGCTTGAAgtagataaaataataaaaacataaaacTGCTGAAAAATTGATAACAaaatttatgttaaaatattgTCAACATGGAAGTACGTATAGTTTCTCGTTATAGATTCACGGCTAACTGACAAGTTTATAGTGAGAAATATGAATGTAAATAACATTCTAACCTATCCTTACGgatttgaaaactttgaaaaggAATTGAGAACTTGAGAAACAAATCAAGGATCGGGTATACATATCACtcatatacaataaaagtgaCACAATTTAGGAAATACGGTTTACAAATTACGCCCATAAAGTAGTttaatataacgtatatttcgcTAAACGTACTTTTTTGGGTTGTGTCACTTTTATCGCATATGAGTGATGTACTGTTTCGACTTTTTTACAACATTGCGCGACACCAATGGGAGTGCTAGAGCTTCGAAATGTCAGTGTTAACGTAGCACTTTGTTGCAGGCCTAAATCTTCAAAAACGCTGGAAGAATTTGAGAAGCTGTTTCACAAGGGAACTACGAAGGCTAAAAAGCGCCAAAAGTGACTCAGCCGCCTCGCGTAAGAGGCCGTACATTTTCTACAATCAACTCTcgtttttaaaaaatgtaaccATAGATACAAACACAGAAAGCAGTATGTCGGAAGAGGATGAATCCACTGAGCAACTTAAATGGAAGCCATACTTAAGAGACGGAATACCTGTACGAAAAAAGTTCAAAAAGATCGAGGAAAACGTGAACGAAGAACCAATAAATCTCTTGCAGAGATTCGTTAACGCGCAAATGAGACGAGAAACAGTTTTGGAAGAGGATGAAGATAGGATGTTTCTGATGTCGCTGCTGTCTTCCTTTAGAAGGATTCCTGAGAATAAGAAAGCAACGacaaagattcagattattaaattAATCGAAACTGCCCACTTTTCGGATAATATTTCTGATTTACGGTCGCAACTGGATATTCCGTGAAGTCACGAAAAACACTGTCAGAAAATTGGAAAActcacatatatgtatatatattcttcAACATGTAAAAAAATACACATTTGTAAAGTTGTATagctttttagaaaacagaaaagagaaatGTTACATATACATGTCTTATTTCGGTTTTGTAGCGCAGACCTAATTTAACGTGTATATCCGAGGACTTTGTTTATTTAGACTTGCATTAAACTTATTTTAGGTTTATTTGTTACAGCTAACTATTAGTATGAGTGAATAAATAATTTACGTTGATGTAAGATTTATTTATCTTCAGGGGAAATGCTAAATCTTAGATTTAAGATAGATGTTGACGATTTGAATACTTCTAGAAGGT carries:
- the LOC143184729 gene encoding uncharacterized protein LOC143184729 — protein: MAFDTERFILEVECRRAIWDVSHNDYSNRDIKRKQWEEIVNLFAVEGLSKEESKDLGLNLQKRWKNLRSCFTRELRRLKSAKSDSAASRKRPYIFYNQLSFLKNVTIDTNTESSMSEEDESTEQLKWKPYLRDGIPVRKKFKKIEENVNEEPINLLQRFVNAQMRRETVLEEDEDRMFLMSLLSSFRRIPENKKATTKIQIIKLIETAHFSDNISDLRSQLDIP